In Pseudomonas fluorescens, the following are encoded in one genomic region:
- a CDS encoding LysR substrate-binding domain-containing protein, whose product MDLRQLRYFIKVVECANITRASETLHIAQPAISQQMRNLEQDMGMQLLERSVHGVVPTAAGQTLYRHAIELLRQADGTHELLRQDAEFPQGKVSVGMPSSTARMLAIPLARTIRSRYPGIKLELIDAPSAELGRLITVGRVALAVNVDAVETRGMAFRRLLTETLYLVAWPEFALSDEPVSIEALAKMPLVLPCAPNTIRSRVEFALQEAGLKCEVEFEANSTDLLFSAVKAQLGVTILPWAAAHVELVQHRLKLARIDHRLFKRDLSLCWHDTVVESNAVQKVKSTIFELFEEFERQPGWADELVKGKNLQDY is encoded by the coding sequence ATGGACCTGCGCCAGTTGCGGTATTTCATCAAGGTGGTCGAGTGCGCGAACATCACCCGCGCCAGTGAAACGCTGCATATCGCGCAGCCAGCCATCAGCCAGCAGATGCGCAACCTGGAACAGGACATGGGCATGCAACTGCTCGAGCGCAGCGTGCATGGCGTTGTTCCCACGGCGGCCGGACAAACGCTTTATCGGCATGCCATCGAACTGCTGCGCCAGGCCGACGGCACCCACGAACTGCTGCGCCAGGACGCCGAATTCCCGCAAGGCAAAGTCTCGGTCGGCATGCCGTCGAGTACGGCGCGCATGCTGGCAATTCCGCTCGCGCGCACGATTCGCAGCCGTTATCCGGGCATCAAATTGGAATTGATCGATGCTCCGAGCGCCGAACTCGGACGTCTGATCACGGTAGGGCGAGTGGCACTGGCGGTGAATGTCGATGCGGTCGAAACCCGGGGCATGGCTTTCCGGCGGCTGTTAACCGAAACGCTGTACTTGGTGGCGTGGCCGGAATTTGCATTATCGGATGAACCGGTGTCGATTGAAGCATTGGCGAAGATGCCGCTGGTGCTGCCCTGTGCTCCGAACACCATTCGCAGTCGGGTCGAATTTGCACTGCAGGAGGCCGGCCTGAAATGCGAGGTTGAATTCGAAGCCAATTCCACCGACCTGTTGTTCTCAGCCGTCAAGGCGCAGCTCGGTGTCACGATCCTGCCGTGGGCCGCGGCCCATGTTGAGCTTGTGCAACACAGGCTCAAGCTGGCCAGGATCGATCATCGACTGTTCAAGCGGGATCTTTCGCTGTGCTGGCATGACACGGTTGTAGAGAGCAATGCCGTGCAAAAGGTCAAGTCGACCATTTTCGAGCTGTTCGAGGAATTCGAGCGGCAGCCGGGGTGGGCAGATGAACTGGTCAAAGGAAAGAACCTCCAAGACTACTGA
- a CDS encoding IS1182 family transposase: MMGQLSSGQERLFYSFNLEDHIPANHLLRSIDRCLDLNDLRHYLADFYSPIGRPSIDPELMIRMLIVGYCYGIRSERRLCEEAHLNLAYRWFCRLSLEDEVPNHSTFSKNRHGRFRDSDLFRWLFNEVLRRCMDAGLAKGEGFAVDASIIKADASRQRGVPGDEQVNWSDPALSTRAVREYLEALDEEALAETLPKRLSLTDPQARWTAAPGGPAFYAYSTNYLIDTEHGVIVDVEPTPAHRTAEVESTKTMIDRVEAQFDIKPERLIGDTAYGTAPMLAWMVEEKDIEPHVPVWDKTERKNDSFSSNDFHWDEEAEEYRCPVGNALRSEWRAFKNERSHVTKANTIIFRSRQTDCVACPMKAKCCPNTSFRKIARSVHEAARDVARRIAATPTYQRSRHERKKVEMMFAHLKRILKLDRLRLRGMSGATDEFTLAAAVQNLRRLAKFTSQGPPLTG; this comes from the coding sequence ATGATGGGACAGTTATCGAGTGGGCAGGAGCGACTGTTTTACTCGTTCAATCTTGAAGATCACATCCCCGCCAATCACCTTCTGCGCAGCATTGATCGGTGTCTCGATCTGAACGATCTGCGCCATTACCTCGCCGATTTCTATAGCCCGATTGGGCGTCCGTCGATTGATCCCGAACTGATGATTCGCATGCTGATCGTGGGCTATTGCTACGGCATTCGCTCAGAGCGGCGGTTGTGCGAAGAGGCCCATTTGAACCTGGCGTATCGCTGGTTCTGCCGGTTAAGCCTTGAAGATGAAGTCCCCAATCACTCGACCTTTTCCAAGAATCGACATGGCCGTTTTCGGGACAGTGATCTGTTTCGCTGGTTGTTCAATGAAGTGCTGCGTCGCTGCATGGACGCAGGTCTGGCCAAGGGCGAAGGCTTTGCCGTGGACGCCAGCATCATCAAAGCGGATGCGAGTCGGCAGCGCGGCGTACCGGGCGATGAGCAGGTCAACTGGAGCGATCCGGCCCTGAGCACCCGCGCCGTGCGTGAGTACCTTGAGGCACTTGATGAAGAGGCTTTGGCCGAAACGCTACCGAAGCGACTATCGCTGACGGATCCTCAGGCTCGCTGGACCGCTGCTCCAGGCGGCCCAGCGTTCTACGCTTATTCCACGAATTATCTGATCGATACCGAGCACGGCGTCATCGTGGATGTGGAACCCACACCGGCTCATCGCACGGCCGAGGTCGAGAGCACCAAGACCATGATCGATCGCGTTGAAGCGCAGTTCGACATCAAGCCGGAACGCCTCATCGGCGATACCGCGTACGGCACCGCGCCGATGCTGGCCTGGATGGTGGAGGAAAAAGACATCGAACCGCACGTGCCGGTGTGGGACAAAACCGAGCGCAAGAACGACAGTTTTTCGAGCAACGATTTCCACTGGGATGAAGAGGCTGAGGAATACCGCTGCCCGGTCGGCAACGCATTGCGCAGCGAATGGCGAGCCTTCAAGAACGAGCGCTCACACGTCACCAAAGCCAACACCATCATCTTCCGATCCCGGCAGACCGACTGCGTTGCCTGTCCGATGAAAGCCAAGTGCTGCCCAAACACATCGTTCCGCAAGATTGCTCGCAGCGTCCATGAAGCCGCTCGTGATGTGGCTCGGCGCATCGCAGCGACGCCGACATATCAGCGCTCTCGCCACGAGCGTAAGAAGGTCGAAATGATGTTTGCTCACCTCAAGCGCATCCTGAAACTGGATCGCTTGCGGCTACGTGGCATGAGTGGCGCGACCGACGAGTTCACGCTGGCCGCCGCGGTGCAGAACCTGCGACGGCTGGCAAAATTTACCTCTCAAGGGCCACCGCTCACGGGATAG
- a CDS encoding AraC family transcriptional regulator, producing the protein MVQTTLATVVSAIANTLRGEYGIEPEPVLLGVGIDPAVMQATELRLSVTILSPLWLRCVELTGDEAFGLRVARYMLPAQFYGIDLALSTSATFGEALQRHVQIIRVLSTSALPQLTTEANGDLRLEIRQHGPHRHTDAALDCFYQGVYIRLFERQTGLQARHLLRRLELSRHPPADPGPWQALGLPVIFGCPCSAMVFKAKSRTLVLPGANPHLLAQLEQPILQYLAQLGLPLPPSALRARLAEMFTDAPNLERLAMALEISTPLLRKNLSEQGVTFSQLLDQAREAQALVLLANPTLSLEQVADKLGFSSASSLVRAFRRWQNNTPANYRRQILG; encoded by the coding sequence TTGGTCCAGACAACCCTGGCTACCGTCGTTAGTGCCATCGCCAACACCCTGCGCGGCGAGTACGGTATCGAGCCTGAACCGGTGCTGCTCGGGGTTGGCATCGACCCTGCGGTAATGCAGGCGACTGAGTTGCGCCTGAGCGTCACGATCCTCAGTCCACTGTGGCTTCGCTGTGTCGAGTTGACCGGCGATGAAGCCTTTGGCCTGCGCGTGGCGCGCTACATGCTGCCAGCGCAGTTCTACGGCATCGACCTGGCACTCAGTACCAGTGCCACCTTTGGTGAAGCCTTACAGCGCCACGTGCAAATTATTCGCGTGTTATCCACCAGCGCACTCCCCCAACTGACCACCGAAGCCAACGGCGACCTGCGTCTGGAAATTCGTCAGCATGGCCCGCACCGCCACACCGACGCGGCGCTCGATTGCTTTTATCAGGGGGTCTACATTCGACTGTTCGAACGCCAGACTGGCCTTCAGGCGCGGCACTTGCTGCGTCGTCTTGAACTGTCACGACACCCCCCCGCAGATCCGGGCCCCTGGCAGGCACTGGGACTGCCGGTGATCTTTGGCTGCCCTTGCAGTGCCATGGTGTTCAAAGCCAAGAGCCGGACTCTGGTCCTACCGGGCGCCAACCCGCATCTGTTGGCGCAATTGGAGCAACCTATTTTGCAATACCTGGCGCAACTCGGCTTGCCGCTGCCGCCCAGTGCCTTACGCGCACGCTTGGCCGAGATGTTTACGGATGCTCCGAATCTGGAGCGACTCGCCATGGCGCTGGAAATCAGCACACCGTTGCTGCGCAAAAACCTCAGCGAACAAGGCGTGACGTTCAGCCAACTGCTCGATCAGGCTCGTGAGGCCCAAGCCCTGGTGCTATTGGCCAACCCTACCCTGAGCCTGGAACAAGTGGCCGACAAGCTGGGTTTCAGCAGTGCCAGTAGCTTAGTCCGCGCCTTTCGTCGATGGCAAAACAACACACCCGCCAACTATCGACGGCAAATACTTGGTTGA
- a CDS encoding DUF1214 domain-containing protein — protein MQDFNDVNDLFEQRRRLLKGFAAAGLIGGLSAILPGGRVLAANNREEQAYQLGMAAYVYGYPLIYFARLRYTRMMEGDPMNGIKHRYGAFVHRRHTVTPAVPGMPQTDTLYSNFWGDLREEPLLLRIPPITSRYWSIQLCDLFGVGFGVPNHREFTDGALIALVGPDWQGTLPGEVAKVYRAPSPLLFGLLRLYFADDADRQQVIALQERFELFPLSAHGQSGWQAPPAQIFQPASIQTDPLADFKTLQLMLRECPPPHSDAGLLASFATIDLGTSKTPDFSALDEPARRGLMRAEVDGRAKVITTTKNMAGNLSSNGWLYPLKHIGTYGDDYAYRASMALLGTVALPISETIYLIYQKDATGHLLDGNAQYRVTFPAGKLPQANAFWSLHLYRYEGYSVIPNALNRYSVGNRSHLVADADGSITLYLQTSDPGEEKTANWLPTEAGKPFLMILRGYEPTGDFAALTWPGPAVSRV, from the coding sequence ATGCAAGATTTCAATGATGTAAATGATCTGTTCGAGCAGCGTCGCCGCCTGCTCAAGGGTTTCGCCGCTGCCGGCCTGATCGGCGGCTTGAGCGCCATTTTACCGGGTGGCCGGGTACTGGCCGCCAATAACCGTGAAGAACAGGCCTATCAGTTGGGGATGGCCGCGTACGTGTACGGCTATCCGCTGATCTACTTCGCCCGGTTGCGCTATACGCGGATGATGGAAGGCGACCCGATGAACGGGATCAAGCACCGCTATGGCGCCTTCGTTCATCGTCGCCATACGGTCACTCCGGCAGTGCCGGGCATGCCACAGACCGATACGCTCTACTCCAACTTCTGGGGCGACCTGCGTGAAGAGCCGCTGTTGCTGCGCATTCCGCCGATCACTTCGCGTTACTGGAGCATCCAGCTGTGCGATCTGTTCGGCGTGGGCTTCGGCGTGCCCAATCACCGTGAATTCACCGATGGTGCATTGATTGCACTCGTCGGCCCCGACTGGCAAGGCACGCTGCCTGGCGAAGTGGCCAAGGTCTATCGCGCACCTTCGCCGTTGCTGTTTGGCCTGTTGCGCCTGTACTTCGCTGATGATGCCGACCGGCAACAGGTCATCGCGTTGCAGGAGCGATTCGAATTGTTCCCACTAAGTGCGCACGGACAGTCCGGCTGGCAGGCACCACCGGCTCAGATCTTCCAACCTGCGAGCATACAGACTGACCCGCTGGCCGATTTCAAGACACTGCAACTGATGTTGCGCGAATGCCCGCCACCCCACAGCGACGCTGGATTGCTCGCAAGCTTCGCGACGATTGACCTGGGCACCAGCAAAACACCGGATTTCTCCGCACTGGATGAGCCCGCACGCCGTGGCTTGATGCGGGCTGAAGTTGATGGCCGTGCGAAAGTAATCACTACCACCAAGAACATGGCGGGCAACCTGTCGAGCAATGGTTGGCTTTATCCGCTCAAGCACATCGGTACTTATGGCGACGACTACGCCTATCGGGCCAGCATGGCATTACTTGGCACCGTAGCATTGCCGATCAGCGAAACGATCTACCTGATTTACCAGAAGGACGCGACCGGCCATTTGCTCGATGGTAACGCGCAGTATCGCGTGACGTTCCCTGCCGGCAAGCTGCCGCAGGCTAATGCTTTCTGGTCACTGCATTTGTACCGTTACGAGGGCTATTCGGTAATCCCCAATGCCCTGAACCGTTACTCGGTCGGCAACCGTTCGCACCTGGTGGCAGATGCCGACGGGTCGATCACCCTGTACCTACAAACCAGCGACCCGGGTGAGGAGAAAACCGCCAACTGGTTACCGACCGAGGCCGGAAAACCATTCCTGATGATCCTGCGGGGCTATGAGCCTACGGGTGACTTTGCTGCACTGACCTGGCCCGGTCCAGCCGTCAGCCGCGTCTGA
- a CDS encoding DUF1329 domain-containing protein: protein MMTTSITRLPFVLSLLAACYLSSVEAKQTDAVRLDSALTTMGAERGANADGSIPAWSGGLKPGAAAVSATGNYADPFAGEKPLYTVDKSNLAQHKAQLSSGQQAMFVRYPDYRMRVFPTHRTARLPQKYQDQSRTNLSAVSLEEGGYGLKGYTFGVPFPEPTEAMEVLWNHMTRFRGGAIRREFASAVVQARGDSTVVTYDALSAFRENVADVEPDANLLYFTRVLTQTPSRYSGEVTLIQEPLNQIAEPRAAWQYIPGQRRVRRAPTVAYDNSARYSFGQVVSDSVDGYNGAPDRYDWKLIGKQEMLVGYNAFQLANKDLKYTDLLTPGYLNPDLVRYEKHRVWVIEATLKPSARHVYAKRRFYIDEDTWQIMASDIYDSRGELWRNYESYLTQQHDVELPFTALEATYDLISGGYATNYMTNEVQKKMDVGFITEKAEFTPAQLKRLGK from the coding sequence ATGATGACGACTTCCATAACCCGATTGCCCTTCGTTCTTTCCCTGTTGGCAGCATGCTATCTCAGCTCGGTGGAAGCCAAACAGACCGATGCAGTGCGTCTGGACAGTGCTCTTACCACCATGGGCGCCGAGCGCGGCGCCAACGCCGATGGCAGTATCCCGGCCTGGAGCGGTGGCTTGAAACCCGGCGCCGCCGCCGTGAGTGCAACCGGAAACTACGCCGACCCCTTTGCTGGCGAGAAGCCGCTTTACACCGTCGACAAGAGCAACCTTGCGCAGCACAAGGCACAGCTGAGTTCGGGGCAACAAGCGATGTTTGTTCGCTACCCCGACTATCGCATGCGTGTATTCCCGACGCATCGCACCGCGCGCTTGCCGCAGAAGTACCAGGATCAAAGCCGTACCAATCTGAGCGCTGTATCGCTGGAAGAGGGTGGCTACGGCCTCAAGGGCTACACGTTCGGCGTGCCGTTTCCGGAGCCAACCGAGGCAATGGAAGTTCTGTGGAATCACATGACGCGTTTTCGAGGCGGCGCGATCCGTCGCGAATTTGCCTCTGCCGTAGTCCAGGCCCGTGGCGATTCCACGGTGGTGACGTATGACGCATTGAGTGCCTTTCGTGAGAACGTCGCCGACGTCGAGCCGGACGCCAATCTTCTCTACTTCACCCGGGTGCTGACCCAGACGCCTTCGCGATATTCCGGCGAAGTGACGCTGATCCAGGAACCGCTGAACCAGATCGCGGAACCCCGTGCGGCTTGGCAGTACATCCCTGGCCAGCGCCGGGTTCGTCGAGCGCCGACGGTGGCCTATGACAACAGCGCCCGTTACAGCTTCGGCCAAGTGGTGTCGGACAGCGTCGACGGCTATAACGGCGCGCCGGATCGCTACGACTGGAAACTGATCGGCAAGCAGGAAATGCTGGTCGGCTACAACGCCTTCCAGCTTGCCAACAAAGACCTCAAGTACACCGATCTGCTTACGCCCGGTTACCTCAACCCGGATCTGGTGCGCTACGAAAAACACCGCGTGTGGGTGATCGAGGCGACGCTCAAACCCTCGGCCAGGCATGTCTACGCCAAGCGACGTTTCTATATCGATGAAGACACCTGGCAAATCATGGCGTCGGACATCTATGACAGCCGAGGTGAGTTGTGGCGCAACTACGAGTCGTACCTGACTCAGCAACACGACGTCGAGTTGCCGTTCACCGCCCTGGAAGCGACCTACGATCTGATTTCCGGCGGTTACGCAACCAACTACATGACCAACGAAGTACAGAAAAAAATGGATGTCGGCTTCATCACCGAGAAAGCCGAATTCACTCCGGCGCAACTCAAACGCCTGGGCAAGTAA
- a CDS encoding DUF1302 domain-containing protein: MKQLAPPRTRARRINHLHPGFSVAGIALAALACPMAQATSWQVNDDWSLTTNTTLTLGNSWALRNADPDQLTVADARSIGKRGEGINYSADDGKLNFDKGDTISQVFKGLTEFDLNDGGQGAFVRFKYWYDHAYETGNGDFTRFDDSGWQDLAKFQGFEVLDLYAWKNFEVNDHQLNVKLGKQVLSWGEALFLQNGINAINPLDASAFNRPGVELKEGQLPVEMLSFSYDLADTLSLEGFYQYNFRPSVFDGCGTFFSVSDNTQEGCQFNKVIVNPPGNLTTAQSIRARAYETRGASDWPSDGGQYGLALRKTLDSLNDAELGFYYANYHSRTPLVNGTVRTSLAAGTLPTGTYNTVYPEDIRLFGISLSGVVGSTAVFSELSYRPNQPLSFNASDVVAAIAGSGASTPIFDGVAPPLGSDVQGYTRKKVWQYSLGATNNVSNVLGAQKLTWAAEAGANWIDDINLNEERLGRASVFGRVQNSGAACFTPSAGGLSPSQAADKNADFCNTHGYTTGFSWGYRLRAALAYESLIPATVVTPSLNFRHDVEGYGPNFQEGQMAAGAALTFDYRNNYSLELAYNDFFGTNKFSTIDDRDFASVTLKASF; this comes from the coding sequence ATGAAGCAGCTTGCACCACCACGTACCCGCGCGAGACGCATCAACCACTTGCATCCGGGCTTTTCGGTCGCTGGTATTGCATTGGCGGCGCTGGCCTGCCCAATGGCCCAGGCCACCAGTTGGCAAGTCAATGACGACTGGAGCCTGACCACCAACACCACGCTGACCCTGGGCAACAGTTGGGCCTTGCGCAACGCCGATCCTGATCAACTAACGGTCGCCGATGCTCGTTCTATCGGCAAGCGTGGCGAAGGCATCAACTATAGCGCCGACGACGGCAAGCTCAACTTCGACAAGGGCGACACCATCTCGCAGGTCTTCAAGGGGCTCACCGAGTTTGACTTGAACGATGGCGGGCAGGGCGCCTTCGTGCGTTTCAAGTATTGGTACGACCACGCCTACGAAACCGGAAACGGCGACTTCACCCGGTTTGACGACAGCGGATGGCAGGATCTGGCCAAGTTCCAGGGTTTCGAGGTGCTGGATCTGTATGCGTGGAAAAACTTCGAAGTCAACGATCACCAGCTCAATGTGAAATTGGGTAAACAGGTGCTGTCGTGGGGCGAGGCGCTATTCCTGCAAAACGGCATCAACGCCATCAACCCATTGGACGCCTCGGCCTTCAACCGTCCCGGCGTGGAACTGAAAGAAGGCCAGTTACCGGTCGAGATGCTGAGCTTCAGTTACGACTTGGCAGACACCCTGAGCCTCGAAGGTTTCTATCAGTACAATTTCCGGCCTTCGGTTTTTGATGGCTGCGGTACTTTCTTCTCGGTCAGCGACAATACCCAGGAAGGCTGCCAGTTCAATAAAGTCATCGTCAATCCGCCAGGCAACCTGACCACTGCACAGTCGATCCGGGCCCGTGCCTACGAGACTCGCGGTGCCTCGGATTGGCCCAGCGACGGCGGCCAATACGGCTTGGCTCTGCGCAAGACTCTTGATTCGCTCAATGACGCCGAGTTGGGTTTCTATTACGCCAACTACCACAGCCGTACACCTTTGGTGAACGGCACCGTGCGCACCAGCCTCGCCGCTGGCACGCTGCCCACCGGTACTTACAACACCGTCTACCCGGAAGACATTCGCCTGTTCGGCATCAGTCTCAGCGGGGTGGTCGGCAGCACGGCGGTGTTCAGCGAATTGAGTTACCGGCCCAACCAGCCACTGTCCTTCAACGCTTCCGATGTGGTGGCGGCCATCGCCGGTTCCGGTGCCAGCACACCGATCTTCGATGGGGTGGCGCCGCCCTTGGGCAGCGATGTTCAGGGCTACACGCGCAAGAAAGTCTGGCAGTACAGCCTGGGAGCCACCAACAACGTCAGCAACGTGCTCGGTGCGCAGAAGTTGACCTGGGCAGCCGAAGCCGGGGCGAACTGGATCGATGACATCAATCTCAATGAGGAACGGCTCGGTCGCGCCAGTGTGTTCGGTCGGGTGCAGAACAGCGGTGCGGCGTGTTTCACGCCTTCGGCGGGTGGTTTGAGCCCGTCGCAGGCTGCCGACAAGAATGCCGACTTCTGCAACACCCATGGCTATACCACCGGCTTTTCCTGGGGCTATCGGCTGCGCGCGGCATTGGCCTACGAGAGCCTGATTCCGGCCACAGTGGTCACTCCATCATTGAACTTCCGTCATGACGTCGAGGGCTATGGCCCGAACTTCCAGGAAGGCCAGATGGCTGCCGGCGCGGCGCTGACGTTCGACTATCGCAATAACTACTCGTTGGAGCTGGCTTACAACGACTTCTTTGGCACCAACAAATTTTCAACCATCGATGACCGGGATTTCGCTTCGGTCACCCTCAAGGCCAGTTTCTGA
- a CDS encoding AraC family transcriptional regulator: MKIVNHWPTNRFPAHRNRPSLCVGIINSGVLELEARGVDMQRLQSDWGVSLASLRQPHLRLPAFLARRFWEVARDLSDDPAIGLAAARQNDPGQMLGLAYLMQLMPSRMQSLDMLARYWPLWTGHMSLLGEVKDGLLHVALMPEHALQPAVEELDFWGALQIQHLKGLPGTTNAVREIHFCRTRPENPEPWLKLFAGEVRFDAARNEVVLDMAALGEPRPGGSPAICKALEAALKSYAEQTARESVFEAVANAVLADLAQPPGLEQMAEHLHLTSRTLHRALHREGWTFNAIVEIHRRYVAHDLLSSGKLSVSEVAEQLGYREVSNFSRAFRRWYGVSPSKLHEH, from the coding sequence TTGAAGATCGTTAATCATTGGCCGACAAATCGTTTCCCGGCGCATCGAAATAGACCGTCGTTATGTGTCGGCATCATCAACTCGGGGGTGCTGGAACTGGAGGCGCGCGGCGTGGACATGCAGCGCCTGCAAAGCGACTGGGGCGTGAGCCTGGCCAGCCTGCGCCAGCCGCATTTGCGTCTGCCGGCATTTCTGGCTCGCCGGTTCTGGGAAGTGGCGCGCGACCTCAGTGATGATCCGGCCATCGGCCTGGCCGCGGCGCGGCAGAACGATCCCGGGCAAATGCTGGGCCTGGCCTATCTCATGCAACTGATGCCCAGCCGCATGCAATCACTGGACATGTTGGCGCGCTATTGGCCGTTGTGGACCGGACATATGAGCTTGCTCGGCGAAGTAAAGGACGGACTGCTGCACGTGGCCCTGATGCCCGAACATGCCTTGCAGCCGGCAGTAGAAGAACTGGATTTCTGGGGTGCCCTGCAAATCCAGCACCTCAAGGGCTTGCCTGGAACCACCAATGCGGTGCGCGAAATCCATTTTTGCCGTACCCGCCCGGAGAACCCCGAGCCTTGGCTGAAGCTCTTTGCCGGCGAAGTTCGGTTCGATGCCGCACGCAACGAAGTGGTACTGGATATGGCGGCCCTGGGCGAACCACGTCCAGGCGGTAGCCCGGCCATTTGCAAGGCATTGGAGGCCGCTTTGAAAAGCTACGCGGAGCAAACTGCACGGGAGTCAGTGTTCGAAGCCGTGGCCAACGCCGTGCTGGCCGATCTTGCACAGCCTCCGGGTCTTGAGCAAATGGCCGAGCACTTGCACCTCACCTCGCGCACGCTGCATCGCGCGCTTCATCGGGAGGGCTGGACGTTCAATGCCATTGTGGAAATACACCGCCGTTACGTGGCGCATGATCTGCTCTCAAGCGGGAAGCTATCGGTGAGTGAAGTGGCTGAGCAACTGGGGTACCGCGAAGTTTCAAACTTCAGCCGCGCCTTTCGCCGTTGGTACGGAGTAAGCCCTAGTAAATTGCACGAGCACTGA
- a CDS encoding TrkH family potassium uptake protein, producing MSLAAIRLIGFILGIFLITLAVSMAIPMITLVAYERSDDLSAFLWSSLITFLCGLLLIVRGRPDTGQLRPRDMYLLTTGSWVVVCTFAALPMVFISDISYTDAFFETMSGITTTGSTVLTGLDSSSPGLLIWRSMLHWLGGIGFIGMAVAILPLLRVGGMRLFQTESSDWSEKVTPRSHVAAKYILLLYLGLTGIGALALWLAGMTPFEAVNHAMSLISTGGFSTSDASLGHWAQPAIHWVAVAIMILGSLPFTLYVATLRGNRRALIKDHQVRGFIGFLLVTSLAVGTWLCFHSDYGWWDAFRIVAVNVTSVVTTTGIAVGDYTLWGSFAVLLFFYLTFVGGCSGSTAGGLKIFRFQVAAALLVSSLKQLIHPRAVIQKKYNGHPIDEEILRSLLTFSFFFTITIAAIALGLALIGLDWTTALSGAATAVCNVGPGLGTIIGPAGNFSSLPDAAKWLLTVGMLLGRLEILTVLVLVTPVFWRY from the coding sequence ATGTCCCTCGCAGCAATTCGGCTTATCGGCTTCATCTTGGGCATTTTTCTGATCACGCTGGCCGTAAGCATGGCTATTCCCATGATCACGCTGGTGGCCTATGAGCGTAGCGACGATCTGTCGGCCTTTCTCTGGTCGAGTTTGATTACCTTCCTCTGTGGATTGCTGTTGATCGTGCGGGGGCGCCCGGATACTGGCCAGCTTCGCCCGAGGGATATGTACCTGCTGACAACTGGAAGCTGGGTAGTCGTGTGCACCTTCGCAGCGTTGCCAATGGTGTTCATCAGCGATATCAGCTACACCGACGCATTCTTTGAAACGATGTCTGGCATCACAACCACTGGCTCGACGGTACTCACCGGTTTGGATAGCTCATCTCCCGGCTTGTTGATATGGCGCTCCATGCTGCATTGGTTGGGAGGCATCGGTTTTATCGGCATGGCTGTGGCGATCCTTCCACTGTTGCGAGTAGGCGGTATGCGTCTGTTCCAGACAGAGTCCTCAGACTGGTCGGAGAAAGTGACACCGCGTTCCCATGTGGCAGCCAAGTACATACTTCTGCTCTATCTGGGGCTTACTGGCATCGGAGCTCTGGCGCTCTGGCTTGCTGGAATGACGCCATTTGAAGCGGTCAACCACGCAATGTCGTTGATCTCTACCGGGGGGTTCTCAACTTCGGACGCCTCACTTGGGCATTGGGCGCAACCTGCGATTCACTGGGTGGCGGTGGCCATCATGATTCTGGGCAGTCTGCCCTTTACCTTGTACGTTGCAACATTGCGGGGAAATCGGCGTGCGCTGATCAAGGATCACCAGGTACGCGGATTCATTGGGTTCTTGCTCGTCACATCGCTGGCTGTGGGTACCTGGCTGTGTTTTCACAGCGATTACGGATGGTGGGATGCGTTTCGTATCGTGGCAGTCAATGTGACCTCGGTCGTCACGACCACCGGAATTGCGGTTGGCGACTACACGTTATGGGGCAGCTTCGCTGTCTTGCTGTTTTTCTATTTGACCTTCGTGGGTGGATGTTCCGGCTCCACTGCAGGCGGTCTCAAAATCTTCCGTTTTCAGGTTGCTGCCGCTCTGCTGGTCAGTAGTTTGAAGCAGTTGATCCATCCTCGCGCCGTGATTCAGAAGAAATACAACGGTCATCCCATCGACGAGGAGATCTTGCGCTCGCTTTTGACCTTCTCGTTTTTCTTCACCATCACTATTGCTGCCATCGCCTTGGGCCTGGCTCTCATTGGGCTTGATTGGACAACAGCGTTGAGCGGTGCCGCTACTGCGGTGTGTAACGTTGGACCAGGGCTGGGCACGATCATTGGACCGGCCGGTAATTTCTCTTCATTACCGGATGCCGCCAAATGGCTACTGACCGTTGGAATGCTTCTGGGAAGGCTGGAAATCCTGACTGTGTTGGTACTGGTAACTCCCGTTTTCTGGAGATATTGA